In Streptomyces sp. NBC_00414, a single window of DNA contains:
- a CDS encoding UvrD-helicase domain-containing protein — protein MITASVTLRLLDKADREILKLPRTVKGALYDFQHKFKANPQATGLQLKQLKGDSRLWSARVNDEYRALLLRLADHDWLIVSVKHRKEVYENLDRLSYGINQITGGIEYVDLQVVEESVLRRTTPPAPAPERPTQPQPVPPQPETLFSRFSEQQLTDLGVAEPLVPVIRTLTTEEQLLGLIEYAPQLTGEILLSLFDGASYENVLEQVTAPVAAPEPVDTEDFQAAAQRPATMVTTTDEALREALEGEDFGRWKVFLHPTQSKLVDRDYSGPARVGGGPGTGKTIVALHRVKHLVEQLPQGRNKQVLLTTYNKNLAADLRARLLELGGEQLLSRVDISHVDQLALRVVREAEPGSAKQTIDDNQVLREWRSMLDELGETTWDAEFLHDEWTQVILGQAVVSRTDYFRARRAGRGRNITRQERAEIWQLAEKFTQRLDRLGRQTWAQVAERAARLEMERERRIQTVEQQRAEHGGLDNIHLQDGSAGWLRYRYRHIVVDEAQDLRPGHWKMLRAMVARDRNDLFLVGDTHQRIYNNQVTLGSLGINIRGRSAKLTLSYRTTRQILGSALGVLSGESFDDLDGNEETLAGYRSVLSGARPALHPNSDWEGERQGIAELVAEWDDIPLEQIAICVPTNAMAQEVAVSLAHAGIRAIEIGPDGPRGDEGVHIGTMFRFKGLEYQRMIIAGVNEGLVPRHAVTQMQRTDALRYRRELQRTRSLLFVASTRSRDSLAIFWHGTPSRFLKPLLKDG, from the coding sequence ATGATCACCGCGAGTGTGACCCTCCGCCTGCTCGACAAGGCGGACCGGGAGATCCTCAAGCTCCCCCGTACCGTCAAGGGCGCCCTCTACGACTTCCAGCACAAGTTCAAGGCGAACCCGCAGGCCACGGGCCTCCAGTTGAAGCAGCTGAAGGGCGACAGCAGGCTCTGGTCCGCGCGCGTCAACGACGAATACCGCGCCCTGCTGCTGCGTCTCGCCGACCACGACTGGCTGATCGTCTCGGTCAAGCATCGCAAAGAGGTCTACGAAAACCTTGATCGGCTGTCCTACGGCATCAACCAGATCACCGGTGGCATCGAGTACGTCGATCTCCAGGTCGTCGAGGAGAGCGTGCTCAGGCGGACGACACCTCCCGCACCAGCACCGGAGCGGCCTACCCAACCTCAGCCCGTACCGCCGCAGCCAGAGACGCTCTTCTCCCGCTTCTCGGAGCAGCAACTCACCGACCTCGGCGTCGCCGAACCGCTGGTGCCGGTGATTCGCACGCTCACCACGGAGGAGCAGCTGCTCGGGCTCATCGAGTACGCGCCCCAACTGACCGGCGAGATCCTGCTGTCGCTCTTCGACGGCGCGTCGTACGAGAACGTACTGGAACAGGTGACGGCCCCGGTGGCCGCACCCGAGCCGGTCGACACAGAGGACTTCCAGGCCGCCGCACAACGCCCGGCGACCATGGTCACGACCACGGACGAGGCACTGCGCGAAGCGCTGGAAGGCGAGGACTTCGGGCGTTGGAAGGTCTTCCTCCACCCCACACAGTCCAAACTGGTTGACCGGGACTACTCAGGACCGGCCCGTGTGGGCGGCGGTCCTGGTACGGGGAAGACGATCGTCGCCCTGCACCGGGTGAAGCATCTGGTCGAACAGCTCCCCCAGGGCCGCAACAAGCAGGTGCTTCTCACCACATACAACAAGAACCTCGCAGCCGACCTCCGGGCTCGGCTGCTGGAACTGGGCGGAGAACAGCTGTTGTCCCGCGTGGACATCAGCCATGTCGACCAGCTGGCGCTGCGCGTGGTCCGAGAAGCCGAGCCGGGCAGCGCCAAACAGACCATCGACGACAATCAGGTACTCCGCGAGTGGCGCTCGATGCTCGATGAACTCGGCGAGACGACCTGGGACGCGGAGTTCCTGCACGACGAGTGGACGCAGGTCATCCTCGGTCAGGCGGTCGTGTCCCGCACCGACTATTTTCGTGCACGCCGTGCCGGTAGGGGACGGAACATCACTCGGCAGGAGCGGGCGGAAATCTGGCAACTGGCGGAGAAGTTCACTCAGCGCCTGGACCGCCTGGGGCGCCAGACATGGGCGCAGGTCGCCGAACGGGCCGCACGCCTGGAGATGGAGCGTGAGCGGCGAATCCAGACTGTCGAGCAGCAGCGCGCCGAGCACGGGGGTCTGGACAACATTCACCTGCAAGACGGTTCCGCAGGATGGCTGCGGTACCGCTACCGGCACATCGTCGTGGACGAGGCCCAGGATCTCCGTCCGGGGCACTGGAAGATGCTTCGCGCCATGGTCGCGCGAGACCGCAACGACCTGTTCCTCGTCGGCGACACCCATCAGCGCATCTACAACAACCAGGTGACCCTCGGCAGCCTCGGCATCAACATCCGTGGCCGCTCCGCCAAGCTCACCCTCAGCTACCGGACCACGCGACAGATCCTCGGCTCGGCACTCGGAGTACTGAGTGGTGAGTCGTTCGACGACCTCGACGGCAACGAGGAGACCTTGGCGGGATACCGCTCGGTCCTGAGCGGTGCGCGACCCGCGCTGCACCCGAACTCCGACTGGGAAGGCGAGCGGCAGGGAATCGCCGAGCTGGTGGCGGAGTGGGACGACATTCCCCTGGAGCAGATCGCCATCTGCGTTCCCACCAACGCGATGGCACAGGAAGTCGCCGTGTCGCTGGCCCACGCGGGCATCAGGGCCATAGAGATCGGCCCCGACGGGCCTCGTGGTGACGAGGGTGTGCACATCGGCACGATGTTCCGGTTCAAAGGGCTCGAATATCAACGCATGATCATCGCTGGAGTGAACGAGGGCCTCGTGCCCCGCCACGCGGTGACCCAGATGCAGCGTACCGACGCCCTGCGGTATCGACGGGAGCTTCAGCGGACGCGGTCCCTCCTCTTCGTCGCGTCCACTCGTTCACGCGATTCTCTCGCGATCTTCTGGCACGGAACTCCCAGCCGGTTCCTCAAGCCCCTCCTCAAGGACGGATAG
- a CDS encoding DEAD/DEAH box helicase has protein sequence MRPTLAAAQVRGSLTQYLTTTYALTDSDTRLALERFLGHPESGIFRGPYLRIRTPFHKADDGWRQHLEWVPGFPPYRHQAKAWERLSTLHAPARPTLITTGTGSGKTESFLVPVLDHCRREKARGRNGIKAVLLYPMNALATDQAGRIGEYLAQPELAQVTAGLYIGDRPDTDFRRVMTRREEMRISPPDVLVTNYKMLDLLLQRGEDQPLWQGADIAHVVLDEFHTYDGAQGTDVAMLLRRLASATGRSRPGRPLGTICPVATSATLGEGGPGNQAGGILDVAAQVFGMPFSADAVIGEERMSAEQFTGEVDYELPEPPSPKDVIDCSGGPGVEARPDQLDLDGLATKLLGRSGLDPFQLGRLLKRHDFTHGVLSLLDGEPLSEWELRDRMSRFGYAWGRAARENPRLVLQALSRFVALLSAARDPESDEKRPRPLLHIEAHLWVRPVTRVLRGVGPSPEFRWYEDDRTAARRAALAAPPTGGDEGERSSGSWPSGDARRAQAQPGSDTAARPAAVHLPAVYCRNCGRSGWAALSPEADPQRLVMAQDKVWRAGVGRDKRRIRYFIAATGAERDEALDALTGARPSSASGVDPLSVVVLDGAQGTYRLPTAADRDELQDGWFALAITDKKSADKAAVDDRCPACNVDNGIRFLGTSLAALASATITQLFTGGDIALVPEERKTLLFNDSTQDAAHRAGYVANASYKFSLRSLLAHTLNDSPEPLALNDLVGNVLDSVDDPQALAAVVPPDLHDEPGVDRLLSGRGTGDARTWKLIGERLAFATVMEFGLRSRQGRTLELTRTAAAEVVLQEPERIIALARDVHLTLPGQLVAMGGLPTPDRYLAFVRGLLERVRQRGGVRHRWLEPWMRDAGVTRFKVWGGRPDGMPAFPDGVAAPRFLLDGPKEKSTFDAATGRLGWYQDWTRRCLSLDAAGASEYLRRLLPVLAEEHVLAVRTAQDRTTRVYGLQPGHIEVRLLDDAVVNKSFVSCPDCGWEQVVLPERRTRWYGHPCPRYRCKGMLRPPQSDVSVSVTSTSGSFGGSRERDYQNDYYRRLYLTGGTFRVVTAEHTGMLTRPQRERVERTFREGTHYTDPNVLSCTPTLELGIDIGDLSAVLLGSLPKGPANYVQRAGRAGRKTGNALVVAFGGRRARDLYYLDDPREMIAGDIVPPGCYLSAVEILRRQYTAHLLDLAARGSLTTADGERLQPAPRLVSALFGTTGWCQDLADAALTHGARLVEDFLALFPAGATDGTGISEHAAGQLRAYATAGIVRALQEAEEDWTGRREELRRRIASIDTAMDALVRSDPEQDREHRELLAERRATGNLLRELSQTGAHGALVDLGLLPNYSLADTTTQLEATLYWTEQQSDEGDGDGRADVPKRTYRSEVRDYERSRKLSLTELAPGNSFYVNGYKHVVRALDIGSPDRRAWSVWRLCPACGYARTENAKTDASPCPRCGGREIADAGCVQYVMEPKRVIARDKRDDARVRDDKDERDRRRYSMLTTVDIDPVHLAAGSWRHDTAIFGVDFTRRAVIRTLNLGLDRQDGSSTVPIAGDDVRLNPFYVCTSCGGATADGRPVVDQPHNALTESLATSSRASAHHLLWCPRRKSRAAGDEQGKGEDVPLLLAHELVTEAVRILLPASVARAKERLASFTAALFVGIAARYGGDPDHIDIAAASMPDGSDTDWPRRFLVVYDRLPGGTGYLHRLASADGFREVLLKAREVIESCPCIERGLDGCHRCLLRRVPASDYDRVSRNEVRQMLDELLGKTGESWQTSPITTTHQIPLERQAESDLEVMFIDTLKEWAKQPDSQASADAYTTTAGTYSLDLRLTGSNGTTLSWRVSQQRVLDGTRPDVLFERLDAPGPRLALYLDGYEFHATPKHNRLADDAAKRTRLRAEGLRVFQLTYYDVKEWLARVRDTGYAAAGSTDPVWQPYGEQGQKQARDYYAKVRGGLPGELAQTVWINPADLLLAYLRRPDATLWLTRAEAVVAGLTGARPHAAAVPEEEVGAQLTAALGGTPPQDRGGPLHVLAAVDVSGCSVTAVADGRHKPPAWTAATVLDDSTAAVADTEAHKKRWRAWLYWSNLSQFLEHGGGDSVQLTTSMLDAFSPDTLAVTGGSGWLASTRFELGLGAEETAVLHEARESDHSVTEAEADFPLGREPSGVTPRNSTPRGTVWDTVLEYLDPEEPGLQLLAVALVSLGAPAPVDGFELDDRGWLAELAWPARKVGVVLSARPVGSESDYEAEDRDAAFAAAGWDVRPASEWTARELAERLTVQPSGPGGHRDQQDDRTTHGERHR, from the coding sequence GTGAGGCCCACCCTGGCCGCCGCGCAAGTCCGCGGCAGTCTGACGCAGTACCTCACGACCACCTACGCACTCACCGACTCAGACACCCGTCTCGCTCTGGAGCGCTTCCTCGGCCACCCCGAGTCCGGGATCTTCCGAGGTCCCTACCTGCGCATCAGGACGCCGTTCCACAAAGCCGACGACGGGTGGCGGCAACATCTCGAATGGGTTCCGGGTTTCCCGCCGTACCGGCATCAGGCCAAGGCGTGGGAGCGGCTGAGCACTCTGCACGCTCCGGCGCGGCCGACGTTGATCACCACAGGGACCGGGTCCGGTAAGACGGAGTCCTTCCTCGTGCCCGTCCTCGACCACTGCCGGCGGGAGAAGGCGCGCGGCCGAAACGGGATCAAGGCCGTACTGCTGTATCCGATGAACGCGCTGGCCACCGATCAGGCCGGCCGCATCGGGGAATACCTCGCACAGCCCGAGCTTGCCCAGGTCACCGCCGGGCTCTACATCGGTGACAGGCCGGACACCGACTTCCGGCGGGTGATGACCCGGCGCGAGGAGATGCGTATCTCGCCGCCGGACGTGCTGGTGACCAACTACAAGATGCTCGATCTGCTGCTGCAGCGCGGTGAGGACCAACCCCTTTGGCAGGGCGCCGACATCGCGCATGTGGTGCTCGACGAGTTCCACACGTACGACGGCGCGCAGGGCACCGACGTCGCGATGCTGCTGCGCCGGCTGGCCTCGGCGACAGGGCGAAGCAGGCCCGGACGGCCGCTCGGGACGATCTGTCCCGTGGCGACGTCCGCGACTCTGGGCGAGGGCGGTCCCGGAAACCAGGCAGGCGGCATCCTCGACGTGGCGGCGCAGGTCTTCGGTATGCCGTTCTCCGCCGACGCGGTGATCGGTGAAGAACGCATGTCCGCCGAACAGTTCACCGGTGAAGTGGACTACGAACTGCCCGAGCCGCCGTCGCCGAAGGACGTCATCGACTGCTCCGGCGGGCCGGGGGTCGAGGCACGCCCCGATCAGCTGGATCTCGACGGGCTGGCGACGAAGCTCCTGGGACGGAGCGGTCTGGATCCGTTCCAGCTCGGCAGGCTCCTCAAGCGGCACGACTTCACTCACGGCGTGCTGTCGCTCCTCGACGGGGAACCGCTCAGCGAATGGGAACTGCGGGACCGGATGAGCCGGTTCGGGTACGCGTGGGGGCGGGCCGCGCGGGAGAATCCACGGCTCGTACTGCAGGCCCTGTCGCGTTTCGTGGCGCTTCTGTCCGCCGCTCGCGATCCCGAGTCCGACGAGAAGCGGCCCAGGCCGCTTCTGCACATCGAGGCACACCTGTGGGTGCGGCCCGTCACAAGGGTGCTGCGCGGTGTCGGGCCCTCACCGGAATTCCGGTGGTACGAGGACGACCGCACCGCCGCGCGCAGAGCGGCCCTGGCCGCACCTCCCACCGGTGGCGACGAGGGCGAGCGATCGTCCGGAAGCTGGCCGTCGGGTGATGCCCGGCGCGCGCAAGCACAACCGGGATCGGACACGGCGGCGCGGCCGGCCGCCGTACATCTGCCCGCCGTCTACTGCCGTAACTGCGGGCGGTCCGGATGGGCCGCACTGTCACCGGAAGCCGACCCGCAGCGGCTCGTCATGGCGCAGGACAAGGTGTGGCGGGCGGGCGTCGGACGCGACAAACGGCGTATCCGGTACTTCATCGCCGCGACCGGCGCCGAACGGGACGAGGCACTGGACGCACTGACCGGTGCGAGGCCTTCGTCCGCAAGCGGTGTCGACCCGCTCTCCGTCGTCGTACTCGATGGCGCCCAGGGGACGTACCGCCTGCCGACAGCCGCAGACCGCGACGAACTGCAGGACGGATGGTTCGCCCTGGCGATCACCGACAAGAAGTCCGCGGACAAAGCGGCCGTGGACGACCGCTGCCCGGCCTGCAACGTGGACAACGGAATCCGCTTCCTGGGTACGTCACTCGCCGCGCTGGCGTCCGCCACCATCACGCAACTCTTCACGGGCGGCGACATCGCCCTAGTCCCGGAGGAGCGCAAGACGCTGCTCTTCAACGACTCGACGCAGGACGCAGCGCACCGGGCGGGTTACGTCGCCAACGCCTCGTACAAGTTCTCGCTGCGGTCGCTGCTCGCGCACACCCTCAACGACTCCCCGGAACCTCTGGCGCTCAACGACCTCGTAGGGAACGTGCTCGACTCCGTCGACGACCCGCAGGCGCTGGCCGCCGTGGTGCCACCCGACCTGCACGACGAACCGGGTGTGGACCGGCTGCTGTCGGGGCGGGGTACGGGTGACGCCCGCACATGGAAACTCATCGGTGAACGGCTGGCCTTCGCCACCGTCATGGAATTCGGTCTGCGTTCCCGTCAGGGACGCACCCTGGAGCTCACCCGCACCGCCGCGGCCGAGGTCGTCCTCCAGGAACCGGAACGCATCATCGCACTCGCCCGCGATGTGCACCTGACACTGCCCGGGCAGCTGGTCGCGATGGGCGGGCTGCCGACCCCCGACCGCTATCTGGCCTTCGTGCGCGGGTTGTTGGAGCGAGTCAGGCAACGTGGCGGCGTACGGCACCGGTGGCTGGAACCGTGGATGCGGGACGCGGGGGTCACCCGTTTCAAGGTGTGGGGCGGCCGGCCCGACGGCATGCCGGCGTTCCCCGACGGAGTGGCCGCGCCCCGGTTCCTGCTGGACGGGCCGAAGGAGAAGTCCACTTTCGACGCCGCCACCGGCAGACTCGGCTGGTATCAGGACTGGACCCGCCGGTGCCTCAGTCTGGACGCGGCCGGTGCGAGCGAGTACCTGCGCCGGCTCCTGCCCGTGCTGGCGGAGGAACACGTCCTCGCCGTGCGCACGGCACAGGACCGCACCACCAGGGTCTACGGGCTCCAGCCCGGCCACATCGAGGTGCGCCTGCTCGACGACGCGGTGGTCAACAAATCATTCGTCAGCTGCCCGGACTGCGGCTGGGAGCAAGTCGTGCTGCCCGAGCGCAGGACCCGTTGGTACGGGCATCCGTGCCCGCGCTACCGGTGCAAGGGGATGCTCCGGCCGCCCCAGTCCGATGTCTCCGTCAGCGTCACCAGCACGTCCGGCAGTTTCGGCGGCTCCCGCGAGCGCGACTATCAGAACGACTACTACCGGCGCCTGTATCTGACAGGCGGTACGTTCCGTGTCGTTACGGCCGAGCACACGGGCATGCTCACCCGCCCACAGCGCGAGCGCGTCGAGCGGACCTTCCGGGAAGGCACGCACTACACGGACCCCAACGTGCTCTCGTGCACACCGACGCTGGAACTCGGCATCGACATCGGTGACCTGTCAGCCGTACTCCTCGGGTCTCTGCCGAAGGGCCCGGCGAACTACGTGCAGCGGGCCGGGCGTGCGGGCCGCAAGACCGGCAACGCACTGGTGGTCGCCTTCGGCGGACGACGCGCCCGTGACCTCTACTACCTCGACGACCCGCGGGAGATGATCGCGGGCGACATCGTGCCGCCCGGCTGTTATCTGTCCGCGGTGGAGATTCTGCGTCGGCAGTACACGGCGCATCTCCTGGATCTCGCGGCCCGTGGCTCTCTCACCACAGCGGACGGGGAGCGACTCCAGCCCGCGCCACGGCTCGTCTCGGCACTTTTCGGCACGACCGGCTGGTGCCAGGACCTCGCGGACGCCGCACTCACCCACGGGGCACGTCTGGTCGAGGACTTCCTGGCGCTGTTCCCCGCCGGGGCGACGGACGGCACGGGAATCTCCGAACACGCAGCCGGCCAGCTGCGCGCCTACGCCACGGCAGGAATCGTCAGGGCCCTGCAGGAAGCCGAGGAGGACTGGACCGGGCGGCGTGAGGAACTACGGCGACGGATCGCGTCGATCGACACCGCGATGGACGCACTCGTTCGGTCCGATCCCGAACAGGACCGCGAGCACCGGGAGCTGCTGGCGGAGCGCCGCGCCACCGGGAACCTGCTGCGCGAGCTGAGCCAGACCGGCGCCCACGGCGCGCTCGTGGACCTCGGACTCCTACCGAACTACAGCCTCGCCGACACGACGACGCAGCTGGAAGCCACCCTCTACTGGACGGAGCAGCAGTCCGACGAGGGGGACGGCGACGGCCGAGCGGATGTCCCGAAGAGGACCTACCGCAGCGAAGTACGGGACTACGAGCGCTCCCGCAAGCTTTCCCTCACGGAACTCGCGCCGGGCAACAGCTTCTACGTCAACGGATACAAGCACGTCGTACGCGCCCTCGACATCGGCAGCCCCGACCGGCGCGCCTGGTCGGTGTGGCGGCTCTGCCCCGCATGCGGTTACGCCCGTACCGAGAACGCGAAGACGGACGCTTCACCCTGCCCTCGCTGTGGCGGGCGGGAGATCGCCGATGCCGGGTGCGTCCAGTACGTCATGGAACCCAAGCGGGTCATCGCCCGCGACAAGCGCGACGACGCCAGGGTCCGCGACGACAAGGACGAGCGGGACCGGCGCCGCTACTCGATGCTGACGACCGTCGACATCGACCCCGTACACCTGGCGGCCGGCTCCTGGCGGCACGACACCGCGATCTTCGGCGTCGACTTCACCCGGCGCGCGGTCATCAGGACACTCAACCTCGGGCTCGACCGCCAGGACGGCAGCAGCACCGTGCCGATCGCGGGTGACGATGTCCGGCTCAATCCCTTCTATGTGTGCACCAGTTGTGGCGGCGCCACAGCCGACGGACGCCCCGTCGTCGACCAGCCTCACAACGCGCTCACGGAGTCCCTTGCCACAAGCAGCAGAGCCAGTGCCCACCACCTACTGTGGTGTCCGCGCCGGAAATCACGAGCCGCGGGCGACGAGCAGGGCAAGGGGGAGGACGTCCCTCTGCTGCTGGCTCACGAGCTCGTTACCGAGGCCGTACGCATCCTGCTCCCGGCATCCGTCGCTCGCGCCAAGGAGCGACTCGCGTCATTCACCGCCGCTCTGTTCGTGGGTATCGCGGCACGGTACGGCGGCGATCCCGACCACATCGACATCGCAGCCGCCTCCATGCCCGACGGCAGCGACACCGACTGGCCCCGCCGTTTCCTCGTCGTCTACGACCGGTTGCCGGGCGGCACCGGGTATCTGCACCGGTTGGCGTCCGCGGACGGTTTCCGCGAAGTACTGCTCAAGGCACGCGAGGTCATCGAGAGCTGCCCCTGCATCGAGCGGGGTCTCGACGGCTGCCACCGCTGTCTGCTGCGCCGGGTTCCCGCGAGCGACTACGACCGTGTGAGCAGGAACGAAGTACGGCAGATGCTCGACGAACTGCTCGGCAAGACCGGTGAGAGCTGGCAGACCTCGCCCATCACCACCACGCACCAGATCCCCCTGGAGCGCCAGGCCGAGAGCGACCTCGAAGTCATGTTCATCGACACGCTCAAGGAGTGGGCCAAGCAGCCCGATTCGCAGGCCAGCGCGGACGCATACACGACCACCGCCGGTACGTACTCGTTGGACCTGAGGTTGACCGGGTCCAACGGCACCACACTCAGCTGGCGGGTTTCGCAGCAGCGAGTGCTGGACGGAACGCGTCCCGACGTGCTCTTCGAACGCCTCGATGCCCCAGGACCGCGCCTCGCTCTCTACCTCGACGGCTACGAGTTCCATGCCACGCCCAAGCACAACCGGCTCGCCGACGACGCCGCCAAGCGCACCCGGCTGCGCGCCGAGGGCCTACGCGTCTTCCAACTCACCTACTACGACGTGAAGGAGTGGCTCGCCCGGGTCCGAGACACCGGCTATGCCGCCGCCGGCTCCACGGATCCGGTGTGGCAGCCGTACGGGGAGCAGGGCCAGAAGCAGGCCCGGGACTACTACGCCAAGGTCCGGGGCGGTCTGCCGGGCGAACTCGCCCAGACCGTCTGGATCAATCCGGCGGATCTACTCCTCGCATACCTGCGCCGACCGGACGCCACACTGTGGCTGACGCGCGCGGAGGCTGTCGTGGCCGGGCTCACGGGAGCACGGCCTCATGCGGCGGCCGTGCCTGAGGAAGAAGTGGGCGCGCAACTCACAGCGGCGCTGGGCGGTACGCCTCCGCAGGACCGGGGCGGGCCCTTGCATGTGCTCGCCGCGGTCGATGTGTCCGGCTGCTCCGTCACAGCTGTGGCGGACGGCCGACACAAACCGCCCGCGTGGACGGCGGCCACCGTCCTCGACGACAGCACCGCGGCCGTCGCGGACACGGAAGCGCACAAAAAACGCTGGCGAGCCTGGTTGTACTGGAGCAATCTCTCGCAGTTCCTGGAACACGGAGGAGGCGACAGCGTCCAGCTGACCACGAGCATGCTGGACGCGTTCTCGCCGGACACACTCGCGGTCACCGGCGGCTCCGGATGGCTGGCCTCCACTCGATTCGAACTCGGTCTCGGTGCCGAAGAGACTGCCGTTCTCCACGAGGCACGAGAGTCGGACCACTCGGTGACCGAGGCGGAAGCTGACTTCCCTCTCGGCAGGGAGCCGAGCGGTGTCACGCCGAGGAATTCCACACCACGAGGGACAGTCTGGGACACAGTGCTGGAGTACCTGGATCCGGAAGAGCCCGGACTGCAACTCTTGGCTGTGGCGCTCGTCTCGCTGGGGGCGCCCGCACCCGTCGACGGCTTCGAGCTCGACGACCGTGGCTGGCTGGCCGAACTCGCCTGGCCGGCCCGCAAGGTCGGAGTCGTGCTCTCCGCTCGCCCGGTCGGCTCCGAGTCGGACTACGAGGCCGAGGACCGCGACGCGGCCTTCGCCGCCGCAGGGTGGGACGTACGCCCCGCGAGTGAATGGACAGCCAGGGAACTGGCTGAACGGCTGACCGTGCAACCATCCGGGCCCGGTGGGCATCGTGATCAGCAAGACGACCGAACGACCCACGGGGAGCGCCACCGATGA
- a CDS encoding beta family protein → MVEPIYVPVLPARQSAWSAYGQLHLHVRRRVAPLWTVMPHVGRERIRGERPAPEPDGDRSALDRWLTRHADRLITATDGTNGWVDAVHVEAGTSGAAVALWRLTTRSGLRLVTGPERHPTLQRYTADLAVLSGRGIGIRVLVDAPSDQPRAAELSDMMDRLVLPPERTDLILDMGAAVDSVEAGKALDLLGGLVPWRTIVLTSGAFPRWNDSPGRESTRVGRRRDRQLYQEVRAARPGFPRNVVYGDYSVEHPFSANTAFVNDRRPPWSLMRYTTQDGFLIGQAPTRDSGGVRGADRVDRVRATARWITESDAFRGAGYGDGEAWLSACAHGEGAKGSGSAETWIRMGHIQHMDFVVKQLGEESATAGSGRR, encoded by the coding sequence ATGGTCGAGCCGATCTACGTACCGGTGCTGCCCGCGAGGCAGAGCGCCTGGAGCGCGTACGGGCAACTGCATCTCCACGTACGACGACGGGTCGCGCCGCTGTGGACCGTCATGCCGCACGTCGGGCGGGAACGCATACGGGGCGAGCGGCCCGCCCCCGAACCGGACGGCGACCGGAGTGCGCTCGACCGCTGGCTCACCCGGCATGCCGACCGGCTGATCACTGCGACGGACGGAACGAACGGGTGGGTGGACGCCGTTCACGTCGAGGCAGGCACGTCAGGGGCGGCCGTCGCCCTGTGGCGGCTGACGACCCGGAGCGGTCTGCGGCTGGTGACCGGCCCCGAACGGCACCCCACTCTCCAGCGCTACACGGCGGACCTCGCCGTACTGAGCGGGCGCGGCATCGGCATACGCGTGCTGGTCGATGCCCCTTCGGACCAGCCTCGCGCCGCGGAGTTGTCGGACATGATGGACCGGCTCGTCCTGCCTCCCGAACGGACCGATCTCATTCTGGACATGGGCGCGGCCGTGGACTCCGTGGAGGCCGGAAAGGCACTCGATCTCCTGGGCGGGCTCGTTCCCTGGCGCACGATAGTCCTGACGTCCGGCGCCTTCCCCCGGTGGAACGACAGCCCGGGCAGGGAGTCCACCCGTGTCGGCCGACGCCGGGACCGTCAGCTCTACCAGGAAGTACGCGCGGCCCGCCCCGGCTTCCCGAGGAACGTGGTCTACGGGGACTACTCGGTGGAGCACCCCTTCAGCGCGAACACCGCTTTCGTGAACGACAGGCGCCCTCCGTGGAGCCTGATGCGCTACACCACGCAGGACGGCTTCCTCATCGGGCAGGCGCCGACCAGGGACTCCGGCGGTGTTCGCGGCGCCGATCGCGTCGACCGCGTCCGCGCCACGGCCCGCTGGATCACGGAGTCCGACGCATTCCGCGGCGCCGGATACGGCGACGGCGAGGCCTGGTTGTCCGCGTGCGCGCACGGTGAGGGTGCCAAGGGGTCGGGCAGCGCGGAGACGTGGATCAGGATGGGGCACATTCAGCACATGGACTTCGTCGTGAAACAGCTCGGTGAGGAGTCCGCGACGGCAGGATCAGGGAGGAGATGA